In uncultured Cohaesibacter sp., one DNA window encodes the following:
- a CDS encoding transketolase C-terminal domain-containing protein, with protein MRRQAAQLPADYEEAVVKARAALIAKPAKVATRKASQMALEALAGSLPELVGGSADLTGSNLTRVSAVDSQFSKEKPGRYIGYGIREFAMSAAMNGMALHGGLIPYGGTFLVFSDYARNAIRLSALMGVGTVYVMTHDSIGLGEDGPTHQPVEHMASLRAIPGLQVFRPCDAMETLECWDIAIRSRNRPSLMALSRQGVPQLRLDEAGENLTAKGGYVIRSFGDGRDVTLIATGTEVALAVEAAEELHASGLAVAVVSMPCWELFDQQSTAYQDEILGSAPRIAIEAASKFGWTRYVSSEANVIGMDGFGASAPAERLYQEFGITKEAIVARAKLLCAQ; from the coding sequence ATGCGCCGTCAGGCCGCCCAGTTGCCTGCGGACTATGAAGAGGCCGTTGTGAAGGCAAGGGCTGCGTTGATCGCAAAGCCGGCCAAGGTCGCAACGCGCAAGGCGTCGCAAATGGCGCTTGAAGCGCTTGCTGGCTCGTTGCCCGAACTGGTTGGTGGCTCTGCGGACCTGACGGGTAGCAATCTGACCCGGGTCTCTGCGGTTGACAGCCAGTTCAGCAAGGAAAAGCCGGGCCGCTATATCGGCTATGGCATCCGCGAATTTGCCATGTCTGCTGCCATGAATGGCATGGCGCTGCATGGCGGGCTGATTCCCTATGGCGGCACGTTTCTGGTCTTCAGCGATTATGCACGCAACGCCATTCGCCTTTCGGCCCTGATGGGGGTTGGCACCGTCTATGTGATGACCCATGACAGCATCGGTCTCGGCGAGGATGGTCCCACCCATCAGCCGGTGGAACATATGGCAAGCCTTCGAGCGATCCCCGGCCTTCAGGTCTTCAGACCTTGCGACGCAATGGAGACGCTGGAATGCTGGGATATCGCGATCCGGTCGCGCAATCGTCCGTCCCTGATGGCGTTGTCCCGGCAGGGCGTGCCGCAATTGCGTCTCGATGAGGCGGGTGAAAATCTTACGGCCAAGGGCGGCTATGTAATCCGCAGCTTCGGCGACGGTCGTGATGTCACGCTGATTGCCACCGGAACGGAAGTTGCTCTGGCTGTCGAAGCTGCTGAAGAGCTTCATGCCTCGGGTCTGGCTGTCGCTGTGGTTTCGATGCCGTGCTGGGAGCTGTTTGATCAGCAGTCGACGGCCTATCAGGACGAAATTCTCGGCTCGGCTCCAAGGATAGCCATTGAGGCAGCTAGCAAATTTGGCTGGACGCGGTATGTGTCATCCGAAGCCAATGTGATTGGTATGGATGGCTTTGGCGCATCGGCTCCTGCGGAACGCCTCTATCAGGAGTTCGGCATCACCAAGGAGGCCATTGTTGCCCGTGCCAAGCTTCTGTGTGCTCAATAG
- the gph gene encoding phosphoglycolate phosphatase (PGP is an essential enzyme in the glycolate salvage pathway in higher organisms (photorespiration in plants). Phosphoglycolate results from the oxidase activity of RubisCO in the Calvin cycle when concentrations of carbon dioxide are low relative to oxygen. This enzyme is a member of the Haloacid Dehalogenase (HAD) superfamily of aspartate-nucleophile hydrolase enzymes (PF00702).), protein MARIVFDLDGTLIDSAQDILELANRVLAEDGKGPLSLKHVNDFMGHGTPSFVESMRQAVGLPDSEQERILARYRVLYDDAVKLTDLYPGARDALGRLSAEGHVLGICTNKPTRPCMSVLRHLDLGSTFAEVICGDSLKVHKPDPAPLFATFNAMGEGEQIYVGDSEVDAETARRAGVPFLLFTEGYRKSPIEEIPNTATFSHFDELPGLVARTLAAVS, encoded by the coding sequence ATGGCCCGTATAGTTTTTGATCTCGATGGAACCCTGATTGACAGTGCGCAGGACATACTGGAGCTTGCCAACAGGGTTCTTGCCGAGGACGGCAAGGGGCCGCTGTCACTGAAGCACGTGAATGACTTCATGGGGCATGGAACTCCATCGTTTGTCGAGAGTATGCGTCAGGCTGTGGGACTTCCCGATAGCGAGCAAGAGCGTATTCTGGCGCGCTATCGTGTGCTCTATGATGATGCGGTCAAACTCACCGATCTCTATCCCGGTGCGCGCGATGCACTCGGTCGCCTGTCGGCCGAGGGGCATGTGCTCGGGATTTGTACCAACAAGCCGACGCGGCCATGCATGTCCGTGCTTCGTCATCTCGATCTTGGTTCGACCTTTGCCGAGGTTATTTGCGGCGACAGCCTGAAGGTGCACAAGCCCGATCCGGCCCCCTTGTTCGCGACCTTCAATGCCATGGGCGAGGGTGAGCAGATCTATGTCGGCGACAGCGAGGTCGATGCCGAAACCGCTCGCCGGGCAGGGGTTCCCTTCCTGCTCTTCACGGAAGGCTATCGCAAGTCTCCGATCGAGGAGATACCCAACACGGCAACATTCAGCCATTTCGACGAGCTTCCCGGCCTTGTTGCCCGAACTCTGGCAGCGGTTTCGTGA
- the fsa gene encoding fructose-6-phosphate aldolase, whose protein sequence is MKFFVDTAIIDDIRELNDYGLLDGVTTNPSLIAKSGRDFKEVIAEICAVVSGPVSAEVAALDFDGMIAEGEHLAKIADNVVIKLPLTLDGLKACRYFTSKGIKTNVTLCFSANQALLAAKAGATFISPFVGRLDDLNIDGMELISDIRQIYDNYQFSTEILAASVRSANHVKEAALAGADVATIPPAVIKGLARHVLTDKGLDQFAKDWASTGQSIL, encoded by the coding sequence ATGAAATTCTTTGTCGATACAGCCATCATTGATGATATTCGCGAGCTCAATGACTATGGCCTGCTGGACGGCGTCACCACCAACCCCTCGCTGATTGCCAAATCCGGCCGCGACTTCAAGGAAGTCATTGCCGAAATCTGCGCCGTGGTCAGCGGGCCGGTGTCAGCCGAAGTGGCTGCACTTGATTTTGACGGCATGATTGCCGAGGGCGAGCATCTGGCCAAGATCGCTGACAATGTGGTCATCAAACTGCCGCTGACCCTTGATGGTCTGAAAGCCTGCCGCTATTTCACCAGCAAGGGCATCAAGACAAACGTCACCCTCTGCTTCAGCGCCAATCAGGCTCTGCTTGCTGCCAAGGCTGGCGCAACCTTCATCAGCCCGTTTGTTGGTCGCCTCGATGATCTGAATATCGATGGTATGGAGTTGATCAGCGACATCCGCCAGATCTATGACAATTATCAGTTCAGCACCGAGATCCTTGCTGCGTCTGTCCGCTCCGCCAACCATGTCAAGGAAGCCGCGCTTGCCGGGGCGGATGTGGCAACCATTCCGCCTGCTGTCATCAAGGGACTGGCTCGGCACGTACTGACCGACAAGGGGCTCGATCAGTTCGCCAAGGACTGGGCTTCGACCGGTCAGTCGATCCTCTGA
- a CDS encoding dihydroxyacetone kinase subunit DhaK — MQRFLNNPDDIVDETIAGFVRAHGDVVRLHEDNHRVVVSRFAGEKGRVGIVTGGGSGHEPAFVGYTGKNMVDAVAVGELFSSPTAKSFVDAIKAADGGAGVAVLYGNYAGDNMNVKMASKMIKKDGIEVATVVANDDVCSAPATELEKRRGVAGEVFMWKIGGAKAATGASLEEVIAAAQKAIDSCRSVGLGLGPCTLPAVGHPNFEIEPGKMEVGIGHHGEPGVRVEDLGTANQIADDMVQVVLDDHALPEGREVAVLLSGLGATPVNELYVLYDRMAQQIEARGLSIHKAFVGNYFTSLEMVGATLTVMALDDELKSLLEMETDCPGF; from the coding sequence ATGCAACGCTTTCTCAACAATCCCGATGACATCGTCGATGAGACAATTGCCGGCTTCGTGCGGGCTCATGGCGACGTCGTACGTCTTCATGAAGACAATCACAGGGTCGTGGTGTCCCGCTTTGCCGGAGAGAAAGGTCGCGTCGGCATCGTGACCGGTGGCGGGTCTGGTCATGAACCTGCCTTTGTCGGCTATACCGGCAAGAATATGGTCGATGCAGTTGCCGTGGGTGAGCTCTTCTCTTCCCCGACCGCCAAAAGCTTTGTTGATGCCATCAAGGCCGCCGATGGAGGCGCCGGTGTTGCGGTGCTCTACGGCAACTATGCTGGCGACAACATGAATGTCAAAATGGCCAGCAAGATGATCAAGAAGGATGGCATCGAAGTGGCAACCGTGGTTGCCAACGATGACGTCTGCTCCGCTCCGGCGACAGAACTTGAAAAACGGCGTGGTGTTGCCGGTGAGGTCTTCATGTGGAAGATCGGTGGTGCCAAGGCTGCGACCGGTGCGTCGCTCGAGGAGGTCATTGCCGCTGCGCAGAAAGCTATCGACAGCTGTCGGTCGGTCGGTCTGGGCCTAGGCCCTTGCACTTTGCCTGCAGTCGGTCATCCCAACTTTGAAATCGAACCGGGCAAGATGGAAGTCGGTATCGGCCATCATGGTGAGCCGGGCGTTCGGGTCGAGGATCTTGGCACCGCCAACCAGATCGCCGACGATATGGTGCAGGTGGTGCTGGATGATCACGCTTTGCCGGAGGGCAGGGAAGTGGCCGTGCTCCTTTCGGGGCTGGGCGCGACGCCGGTGAATGAGCTTTATGTGCTTTATGATCGCATGGCCCAGCAGATCGAGGCGCGTGGTCTTTCCATTCACAAGGCCTTTGTCGGCAATTATTTCACCTCGCTGGAAATGGTTGGTGCGACCCTCACCGTGATGGCGCTTGACGATGAACTCAAGTCGCTTTTGGAAATGGAAACCGATTGTCCGGGATTTTAA
- the dhaL gene encoding dihydroxyacetone kinase subunit DhaL, whose amino-acid sequence MQAIANKGAGSILAEIAAVIVDNKAYLSEIDGKIGDGDHGVNMAKGFGRAAQDLDPDGTLTDAMEVLSNILMTEIGGSMGPLYGMMFSDMAEALGDAETIDPASFSAMLRAGHDGVQGIGNAKVGDKTLLDTLSPALECFDKAIADGKSFADALVLMKAAAVAGRDSTIDLVAKLGRSARLGERSRGVLDAGATSCCLILSGFADGISARLS is encoded by the coding sequence ATGCAAGCTATTGCAAACAAGGGTGCGGGTAGCATCCTCGCCGAGATTGCCGCAGTGATCGTGGACAACAAGGCCTATCTGTCAGAGATCGACGGCAAGATCGGCGACGGGGACCACGGCGTCAACATGGCCAAGGGGTTTGGGCGCGCGGCGCAGGATCTGGATCCGGATGGCACCCTGACCGATGCGATGGAAGTGCTCTCCAACATACTGATGACCGAGATCGGCGGGTCCATGGGACCGCTTTACGGCATGATGTTCTCGGATATGGCCGAAGCTCTCGGCGATGCCGAAACCATTGACCCTGCAAGCTTCAGCGCCATGCTCCGGGCCGGACATGATGGCGTTCAGGGAATTGGTAACGCCAAGGTTGGAGACAAGACCTTGCTTGATACGCTGTCGCCAGCGCTCGAGTGCTTTGACAAGGCGATTGCCGATGGCAAGAGCTTTGCTGACGCTCTTGTGTTGATGAAGGCGGCGGCCGTGGCCGGACGGGATAGCACCATCGATCTTGTGGCCAAGCTTGGACGCTCGGCACGCCTTGGTGAGCGGTCTCGCGGTGTTCTGGATGCAGGAGCGACCTCCTGTTGTCTGATCCTGTCCGGCTTTGCCG